GGAGAAGTGTCTGTTTACTGGCCAGCAGGTCACGGACATCCTCAGAGACAGTCCAGCCGTACTCACCGAGAACCGGGGTCAGCTGGAGTACAAGTTTCAGGTCAGCACGTAAAGTAACTTTAGAGAGGAATGAGACACCGAAGGACTTACTACTGAAGAAAGAACGTTGAAATTCAGCAACTATTTTGTAGATGTTTACTACAGCAATTTAGTTaactcagacaaaaaaaacttggaGACATAAGTTTGggttctgggaaattgtgaGTAGATGATTAATAACTCAAAATAGAATGAGAAATGGGGACTTGATACAATACAATACCTTCCATACCACTGAATTAAAGGCAGCTGTTCCCATGTTAGAGTGCTGTTCTTGTGGCAAACTGTAGattcactgacaaaaacatgatCAAACAGCATCAAAGGTCACCATAGCTGTAAAAGATAACACCAATGCACACGGGTTCCTGTTCAAATAGGCTGTGTACCAATTCAGACTAGACAGTAATTACACACAAAATCTAATATTTACTCTtttttatgttatatatttatttgatatttaataCAAACCAGAGGTCCCACTGAGATTTATTACAACTCTGAGCAGCTCGTCTCTTTCATTGCACTGTGGGACAATAGTGTTCATCAACAACGCACTGAAAGCCAAGCGAATCTGGTTATGGTCACTTTTAGAAAAGAGTTGTCACTTTTCCTGGTGTGAACACGCTACATAGTCAGAAGCTGCTTAGTAGTGCTAAATTGTGACATTGTTATATTACTCCCTCTGGTGGCCATTATTGATCTCCACACCCTTCAGGCAATAGTACTTCCCCTCGGTACCTACTTTTATGTGCCTGAAGAAAATGTAGTATGTAAAGTATCCATAGTATGTTAAATGCAATATGCCATAAATACCAGGATGTTCTACTGCACCCATTCGCATTTTACAGTATAGAAAGACGGCTCACttctctggctcctctgaccCATAATCCTCCGCACAGCCTCCGCCAAAAGAGCACGAGTGGGTGACAGCCCATTGGCTGCTTTACACAACCTGGGAACTGATCATTTAGCCGTTAATAAGCTGATATGTCATATAGCTGAATACGATATATAACTACAAACTGTATAACtcatttataatatatttcCAGTGAGTTACTTGTTATGCTTGTGCTGTGAGTACATTGTTTATAACAGCTGCTGTTATAAGTCATTGTTTGAGGTTATGTTTTAGTGATTTCTGATGCTGATGCAACTGATCATTTGTTGTCGTTTGTATCATCTCATCCTCCTACAGTACGTCTACTTCCGAATGGGTGTCAAACAGGCAGAGATGGTGAAGTCCAGGTTGTTCCGCTTCACTCTGGACGAGGTGCGCCACCGGCACAGTTTTCTGGAGCGCCGGGGCCTGTATCAAACCCCGGACAAGAAAGGACAGACCGTCATCCTCAACCCCAAACTGGACAGCATCCTCAGCGTCGACCAGGACACTTTCCTCACAGATGTTGCCATGGCGTCAGCAGAGGAGTACGATGTTTTTAAGAGACTGATGGCAAGGGAATGGCgtgaacaggagcaggaggggggcaGGATTGAAGCTGAtagtgatgaggaggaggaggcggatgaggatgatgacgaagaggaggagactGGAGGAAGAAGTGCAtacaggaagaggagaaaaaaatgacaatggcGGAGGGACTGAGAGGAAAATGACGTACCTACTGATGAAAAATCAAGCGTCTAGCGTTAAGTCTTTGTTGAACTCGAGTACGTCATTAGGTGTCACAGGAAATTCTTAtctaaaacacacattcaaacgTGACATTGTGGTATTTATATGTAGCTTGTTCTCTATTGATAGCAGCTGGGTGTACCCTCTGGTTTGAAGttgatttatgtgtttatcTAAGCGGCCACAAGGACGCGagatcatcagtgtgtgtttatgctgaaATGTGAGGTCTGTATATATAAATGGATTACAACGAGCACAATAAAAAAGTTCTCCCATACATTCAATCCACTCTCCAAAAGGGTTTTTGACTTTGGTTTGAGAGGAGTAAATGTGTTGATGCTTGGTGAAACTGAACAGGAAATGTGAATCTAATCAATTTAATGATGTTCGTTTGAATAAATTGTTCATATTTTGAACATCTTGGGTAGAAAAACAGTGACGAAGCAACAGAACGAGGAGCAGCGGAGAGGACGCAAGCTCCGCCCCGTTACTACGTGACGATCAAGTGGCCATAGCTTTCTCCGTCCCTGTATTATCTGTATGAGTCAACAAGGAGAGCATCAGATAAGGGCCAGTGTGAGAGACGAGTCGTACCAAACAGCCATTGATTTATAGAGAGGGGTAAATCTAATGGATATGCACCAGAGAGAGGCTTTTCTGTTCTGGACATCAGGTAAGAAAACTTACCTTTGGCCAATCAATAAATAGTCAATAGGTGTGTTGGAACAAAATTTGAACTGAAGgaagtgattttctgtttttgcctcAAGTGTTTGTAAACTTTTAGGGGAGTCGTAGTCGTTTAATTATAATTTTTGTATTATACCACtaaattttttaaaatattaatatagtAACAATTATGTAATATGTCCTTTTGTTAAGTTGAATATGTGTTTTCCAATGTTTCTTTCATTGGgttaattatttacattttcagcttcttcatttgcattttggatCATATGCAACATAACACTCAAGGGACAGAGTCCATCACTACATGGGgtttatatttgaatatttggCATAAATTATCTGGGGCATAGCTTCACTAATGCCATTTTACCTTCATTAAGAGACCCATGTCTGGCAATAGCTGTTCAGTCAATCATAAtgtgtttaaaggaaaagttggCCCAAAAAAGATTCAGTCATTAGGTACTCATCTCATGACAAAGGCAAGTTTTAAAAGTAAGAGAGAacaaaaatggctccatacagctcatgTGAAGTCTCCGGAAGCCCCCAGATGCCAAACTGGTTTgaaaagatattatttacacctgtgatGCACGGTTGAGCTTCTGCATCCACTTCAGACGGGGTGTgcaaacttctttttttttaaaaagggggggGAGGTGTAAATAACAGCATTtcaaatcaatattgaatcTCAGGACTTCTGGAGACTCCCGAAGAGCTGTGTGGGGccactttatgtttttatttctgtctatTATATGTTTTCAAACAAGTTTACTTCAtcccccatctacttcagttgtttaatgcaatgctgttttgctgtgatgctccagaaatgttttggagactaaaaacaaaaaaacaacttccccTGGCATAAAGGAGTAGATAATGACCAAAACATTTTagtgtgaactgttcctttaggCTGTTTATATGAACTGATCTATAAATTAAATTTGTCTGCATTTACATCCTTACACTTAGTTGGTCCACTCTCTTGATAGTTATTTatggtgttttcttttgcaggaaGCTTCTGGAGGAAATAGTCAATACACCATAAAACACACCTCTGTCTGAGTATCTGTGTCACTGTTAATCAACAgacacaatgacatcatcagtgctCATAGCAAACCTCACTCAGGATTGGGGGGAGAGCATTCGGAGGTGGCATCTCGAATTTTTCTTCATCCCCACCACAGTCATCTCTCTGGCCACCCTGCTAGCCAACCCTGTTCTCCTGACCTGCATTTTTCTGTCGTGCACCCTGCGTCGGGAGACACGTTACCTGCTGGTGGCCAACACCCTGATTGCAGACAtgctcttcctcatcctcaacCTGGCCACGGTGATCTGTAACACTGTGAAGGTGCAGATACCCTGGCTGCTGTGTGAGCTGGTCACAGCCGTCACTGTCACCACCTACTGCTGTGCCATCCTCACCGTCACCCTCATGGTCATGGACACCTACGCTGCCGTTCGCTGGCCTCTACATTACCATGACATTCTTCCACCTGCCCGCACCCACCGCATTCTGGTGGGGGTGTGGATCCTGGCGGCTGTGTACCCTTTCACCCTGGTGATCATGATGGAAGTGCAGAGGGGAAACCCCCAAGAAAAGGTGGCCGTGTGTCTGGTCCTCATCTCCCTCGGCTTCATTCAACTCAAAGACGTGGTCGGGATCCACATCTACTTCTTCGTGGCTGCACTCATCTGTACTCTGCTCATTTTTTACTGCTACATCCGGCTCTACATGGTGACAAGGACCCATGGCATCTGGCAGAGCCGCTTCTCTAGGGCCCGGGTCACGCTGCTCGCTCACgggctgctgctcctgctctaCTTCACCCCGGGCTTTGTTTTCGCCATGGAGCTCTCCCTGTTCCACAGAAAGGACATAAGTCAAGATGTCCGTGTGTGGATCAGCACGATCAACATGTGCGTGTTCATGCTGCTGCCCAGGGCGATTGCTCCATACATGTATGGGCTGAGGTACAGGGAACTCTCTGATACTctgatgcagctgctgcacaagGACAGGAGACTCAGCCAGATCACAGTTTCGTGAAGATACTCATGTTCTATCTTTTACTCAGAGTTATTACATTTCTCCACTGGgatttaaatatttgacatgTCTTCTCAGTTGTCCTTCAACAAACGAAGCTGTAACTACAAGCGCGGTAGCCAGGATGTTACAAATACTGAAGTCAAGAGTCAAATTCACCCAGATAAATACCCCCCCACACTGAGCCTTTTAAATTTCACTCACCACTAATCAACATTGAATCAACATTATTCATTTGTATATATTGTCTAAATCAGCGCAGTGGTCCACCACGTAAGGCTGCATTTGTCCCAGTTAAGGAAACTTGGCAGTGTTCTAGTCAAAACCACCTAAACTGAGACAAAGTCATGAACAAGGGCAGAGTGTACTGTTCAAGTGCACCATGAGAAATGTCTTcgatgaaataataaaaaagcattATGGGGGTGAATTCTATGTAtatggaattaaaaaaaacacagagacggAGGCGCTGAAGTCAGCGTAAACCATCGTTATCCAACACTCCTTTCCCATGTTTTGCAACAATAATACACAATTTCTGTGCAAGAATCAGGTTTTCTGGGTCACTCGTCTTCCCATCATTAAATACAATATGCACTAAACAAATATTCAGTACAGTGATATCTCTGCAGTTGTGGTCTTGACAGGTCTTGAATCAGCCTACACTCTGAGTCTGCGATCGAGACAAGACTAAGAACAAGTGTGGCTGATTCTGATAAGAGACTGAGACCTTCGAAAAGTGGTCTCGAGACCTAAACCAATCTTCAAGTACTTCAACATTAGAGCTTGGGTTCTTGTATCATTTTACATCTTAACACAATACGACACAATAGGTTTTGGCCCCTGGCCCATCATGACATTTCAGGTTTGGCCCACCAATGGAAACCGTCTCAGCATCCTTTGGTCCGAATACTGTCTCAAAACTCTTTCCACCACACCAAGAATGTAATTAGAGAAGCAccaaaatcaatttttttcctgttaatttCACAGTAGACCAATTTGAGAATAGTAACTCTAAAACACCATATGCAATTTGTGTATAAATCTAGAAGATAAATTCCACCTCAGCTTGTTAAAACTCCCGTACTCTTAGAATCAACACTTGGAATATGTTCTCTGTGTGCTCAGTGGTAGCAAAAAGCCTCGGTCGCTGCTATGTCCATGTGGTTTTGTCTCAACCCTGACTGATACTTGATTCTTGGGGGTGATTCAGATTTTCCGAGTAAAGAATTCTAATATCAATATGTCGGctgacacacaaaaaattaTTAGTGATCTCTCAAATGTGGGTGTCAGGGAGGTAGGATATTGTACAGATTCACAATAAACTTGACtgtctaaaaatgactgaaacagcTATTTTACTGGAAATATAATTAAgttgaacaaaaataaatatcccAAGCATCTTTTCATGTGTTATAATCTCATAATCAGCACATTTAGACATTATATATAACCTGATTTGTTAGATCTGCCACAGGCCAATATCAGCCAACCGGTACATCAGTCAGTCTTCATCTCAGACCTGCCTCCTTTGAGGTTTTTGCTCTAATCTAAATGCTACATGTCATGGCAACAGTCTTCGCTCTCGTGTGAGGTTAAAAGCACTTAATGGTGGCACTGAGCATGTTTTGTAGATGCACACCAATTTGTCTTTTATCAGGGCCATAAGAGCTCTTTTCCAGCCGTGTCGGTCTAAATGACAATGTGTCAAAGTCCCTTGCtttttcagtgtgtctgtcactGTTGACATcccttcttttttaaataaactgtacaaccataatgtgtgtgttatttttttttttttttaccaccatCATTATGTAACTCTAGAACCGGACACTCAGTTCCATGACCGTAGCTACGGAGCACTTAAGTCCTTCTGCACTTAGGGAGCTGTGTTTGTCTAAAAACTGGATGTCCAAGAGGACCATTAACGaatgtctgactgactgacttggCAATTTGAGGCACCAGAGGAGAGGGCGCGGCGGATAGAAACGCTGAGTCAGACATCCCGGCTGTGGCGTCATGTTTCTGACTGTGCTGCGTGCCATCTGTAACTGGTACGATGACTGAACAGCAGAGGGACACATTCATCTGTCTGTCGCTGCTCTTCCCTGCAGCATatatgtgtctgtttgcttGGGATCAGTAAGCCATTAAAACCTCTGTGCTGCTCACTGCCAGCAATTCTATACCTGCGGGTGGATCAGGTGTGAACAAAAATCACCTTTgcaattgtttgacatttttgtatcAATTTCCATGGCACTGTAATTGCACTGCTCTTTAATATCCAATTCATTTCTACTGACTAGTGGACGTGTTTTCAATAGACATATTTGCTCCTGGCAGCGTTGCTTATCCTGCTAATCTCACTGATGGTGTTCTCTTATTACACCGTTTTGTCCTGGTGAAAACATACAGCAGCTGCCTGGAGGACAAAACAACCCTCATTGTGCAATATTCTCACCTGCTCCTAACCTGAGCTCAGTAGGTGTGTTTACCCACGTTGGCCGGTTGAGACGCTGGTGTCTCGTCGAATGTCTCAACTTGAGAACGTTCCAGTTAGTGCCTAGTGCTGACAAAAAGCCCtgagactgaaaacaataatggaggacaaagacaggagTGTGTCGAAACcttatcagaatcagaatcagaatgcCTTAATTGTCACTGTAAGGTACTCAGTGCCACTCTGCATGGTGCTACAACAAtgtagaataaaaacagaacaaaaaacaatatatatacgaaaatataaagataaaaagtGAGGATCGTGTATTGCACGTGAGAGGTCAAAACATGTTTAAGATAAGAGCGTTTTTCTGTGTGGATGTGGCCTTGGGAAAGAAACTGTCTCAGTTTGTGTCACAGTctttacatctgtgtttttgactCACCTGTAGCGCCTGCCAGAGGgcaacagtttaaaaaagatGGTGACTGCAGGTGTGCAGGGTCTCAGATGATGTTTTTGGCTCAGCTGTGGTAGCGTGAGGTGGCGATCTCTTCCAGTTAGAGCAGTGGACAGCCAGTGATTTCTTTAGCTGATTTGATTAATCTCTGCATGGCTTATGGAAAACATCCTGAAATTTGCAAGAGCGAGCTGGAGAAGAGGTCATCGGACTGGTGACATAAATCCCTGCTGTACCTAAAGAGTTGTCAGTATGGATATGTCATTATAAGACAAAAAATGGGTCAGAGCAGGAGTGATGTTAATGGAAGACATGTTCAGTAGCACAACTGGGCTTTGGGTTATATACACAGGAAAGTGCCAATACGATTGATATTGTACGGGCACCCTGTCATAGcatctatttcttttttcttttattagtAATTTTATTTAGCATAAGGcgatatttacaaaaaaacaagatggggTTATTCTTCAAACGTATCAGGACAATGTGAACAGCAGGGGTGGACATGATGcattgaaaactgaacacaaacaacagattAAACGAAAATacacaagtaaataaataagaaaagaacAGATGAACAAAGAGAAGGGCACAAAGGAGCAAGGAAACTCTTTGGGAGCAAGGACGGGGACAttgatatgttttatttttccgtCCTCTTTTTTCCACATATTATTAGTGAtttaaaacagctgataaaAGTGTGTATAAACACTGTGAAGGAGGGAGTTATACCATTACACTTACAGGCATATTTACAGTGAAGGGTTATTATTGTGTGATAGCTTCTGTTACACAGTGTCaagaatatttcattttgtcgGCTGTAACGTAGGTTTTTATACTGAAAAAGTACTTAAAGActttaataatattaaaaaaataaaaataaaataaaaaaaacaggatggaAGGATGCCTGTAGGCATGCTTCAACTTTGACTGACTGACCTATGAGGTGTAAAGGGTATAAATCTACCCAGTACTACTAGACAAGTGGTCCAAAAACAGAGTGAACCGGTTCATTCATCACACCGTGAACCCCTTTCAGAGAACTCAGCTGGGATCTCTGAGAAATAGTCTTGCAACGCAGTTGAGGAAGTTGTGACATCCTTTGTCCAAACTGagctcctccttcctcctcacctgaaaaaaaaaacaaacgtagCATGCTGCgtttcatcctgttttcacATGCCTATAAGATCACATTACAGATACACTGTGGGGGTTTTTTAGgctatgttttttgtttgcaagTGTATATCTAAATATGAAACTATATAAATATAAGTTCGTGTAAGGCTGGTGTTTTGTTCATATCGAAAACTGTATTTAACGACATTTTAAGGTTGATACTGTACTGTTAACCGTTTATAGCAGTGGCGCAACAACACTGGTGTTATTCTGCGTGTGTTGCTcaacctctccctctctcttcttgttgTGAACTTTTTCTCCCataaaagttcagtttgtttgcaaACAAAGGACAGCCACGTGGAGAACCCGGGGCGCTTGGgaagtgtgtttctccatggGCTGACAGTAAGCGACAAAGCGTTTAATCGAACTcatttacccacaatgcaccggGAGCACCAGCTGAGTGGGCGCAGTGGgccggatttttttttttttttttttcgcctgaCAAGTATATATTGggtctgtgtttacagtgagcTAGTTAGAGCTCTTTGTTTTGACCACTAcctgaaaaatcaaaatgtccCGGCGAAGTTACAGTTACAGCCTTAACTGTCTGACATAACTGTTCGAG
Above is a window of Acanthopagrus latus isolate v.2019 chromosome 21, fAcaLat1.1, whole genome shotgun sequence DNA encoding:
- the LOC119011397 gene encoding probable G-protein coupled receptor 148, whose amino-acid sequence is MTSSVLIANLTQDWGESIRRWHLEFFFIPTTVISLATLLANPVLLTCIFLSCTLRRETRYLLVANTLIADMLFLILNLATVICNTVKVQIPWLLCELVTAVTVTTYCCAILTVTLMVMDTYAAVRWPLHYHDILPPARTHRILVGVWILAAVYPFTLVIMMEVQRGNPQEKVAVCLVLISLGFIQLKDVVGIHIYFFVAALICTLLIFYCYIRLYMVTRTHGIWQSRFSRARVTLLAHGLLLLLYFTPGFVFAMELSLFHRKDISQDVRVWISTINMCVFMLLPRAIAPYMYGLRYRELSDTLMQLLHKDRRLSQITVS